The Streptomyces sp. NBC_00162 genome window below encodes:
- the meaB gene encoding methylmalonyl Co-A mutase-associated GTPase MeaB, protein MPKIDIEAYAKGVLDGKRASIARAITLVESTLPAHRALAQALLTELLPHAGRARRIGISGVPGVGKSTFIDAFGTMLTGLGHRVAVLAVDPSSKRTGGSILGDKTRMERLAVDPAAFVRPSPSAGTLGGVAKATRESMIVMEAAGYDVVLVETVGVGQSETTVAGMVDSFLLLSLARTGDQLQGIKKGVLELADVLAVNKADGPHERDAKAAARELSGALRLMHPADSAWTPPVLTCSARESAGLDEIWNRLEQHRRLLDANGRLTAKRAAQQVEWTWSMVRDELLERLRSDPAVRSLAPDLEAAVRAGRVTATAAADQILTAFGRA, encoded by the coding sequence GTGCCGAAGATCGACATCGAGGCGTACGCGAAGGGCGTGCTCGACGGGAAACGCGCGTCCATCGCGCGGGCGATCACCCTCGTCGAGTCCACCCTGCCCGCCCACCGGGCGCTGGCGCAGGCGTTGTTGACGGAGCTCCTCCCCCATGCGGGGAGGGCACGCCGGATCGGGATCAGCGGGGTGCCGGGGGTGGGCAAGTCCACCTTCATCGACGCGTTCGGCACGATGCTGACGGGTCTGGGCCACCGGGTCGCGGTGCTGGCGGTGGACCCTTCGTCCAAGCGCACGGGCGGCTCCATCCTCGGCGACAAGACGCGGATGGAGCGCCTCGCCGTGGACCCCGCGGCGTTCGTCCGCCCCTCACCGTCCGCCGGAACCCTGGGCGGGGTCGCGAAGGCCACCCGCGAGTCGATGATCGTCATGGAGGCGGCGGGCTACGACGTGGTCCTCGTCGAGACGGTCGGCGTCGGCCAGTCCGAGACCACGGTCGCGGGCATGGTCGACTCCTTCCTCCTGCTCTCCCTCGCCCGTACGGGCGACCAGCTCCAGGGCATCAAGAAGGGCGTCCTGGAACTGGCCGACGTCCTGGCGGTGAACAAGGCGGACGGCCCGCACGAGCGCGACGCGAAGGCCGCCGCCCGCGAACTGTCGGGCGCGCTGCGTCTGATGCACCCGGCGGACTCGGCATGGACCCCGCCGGTGCTGACGTGCAGCGCACGGGAGTCGGCGGGCCTGGACGAAATCTGGAACCGCCTCGAACAGCACCGCCGGCTCCTGGACGCGAACGGCCGCCTGACGGCGAAGCGGGCGGCCCAGCAGGTGGAGTGGACCTGGTCGATGGTCCGCGACGAACTCCTGGAACGCCTGCGCTCGGATCCGGCCGTACGCTCCCTCGCGCCGGACCTCGAAGCGGCGGTCCGAGCAGGCCGCGTCACCGCCACCGCGGCGGCGGACCAGATCCTGACGGCCTTCGGCCGCGCCTGA
- a CDS encoding asparaginase: MGRIVVISTGGTIASRWQGSGFAADADGSEVMATAPLPEGIDVEVVDLFSVNSPRLTTAHQLTLLRTVHEVLADPGVDGIVVTHGTDTLEESAFLVDLHHHDARSVVFTGSQRPMGTADGDGPENLYDALLTASTTRGLGVLIAFAGRVHAARGTVKTQAVAMDAFADPSKELLGKIGFGKVAILREPQRPAPLALPAMPELPPRVDVVVHHADGDAVLLNAAVAAGARGVVLVGTGAGNATPEIVDAVKAAVGRGVLVALTTRVMAGPVTEIYTHGGAVDLVAAGAVPTGTLRAGQARIAVLSALLASGEVAEQTRVLREVLGAAGSVLVEA; encoded by the coding sequence ATGGGGCGGATCGTCGTCATCAGCACCGGCGGAACGATAGCCAGCCGCTGGCAGGGCTCCGGATTCGCGGCGGACGCCGACGGCAGCGAGGTCATGGCCACGGCGCCGCTGCCCGAAGGCATCGACGTCGAGGTCGTGGACCTGTTCAGCGTGAACAGCCCGCGGCTCACCACCGCCCACCAGCTCACCCTGCTGCGCACCGTGCACGAGGTGCTCGCCGACCCCGGCGTCGACGGCATCGTCGTCACCCACGGCACGGACACCCTGGAGGAGTCGGCGTTCCTCGTCGACCTGCACCACCACGACGCGCGCTCCGTGGTGTTCACCGGCTCGCAGCGCCCCATGGGCACCGCGGACGGGGACGGGCCGGAGAACCTGTACGACGCGCTCCTCACCGCCTCCACCACGCGCGGGCTGGGCGTGCTGATCGCCTTCGCGGGGCGGGTGCACGCCGCGCGCGGCACGGTGAAGACGCAGGCCGTGGCGATGGACGCGTTCGCCGACCCCTCGAAGGAACTGCTCGGGAAGATCGGCTTCGGCAAGGTCGCCATCCTGCGCGAACCCCAGCGGCCCGCCCCGCTCGCGCTGCCGGCCATGCCGGAGCTGCCGCCGCGCGTGGACGTGGTGGTGCACCACGCCGATGGCGACGCGGTGCTGCTGAACGCCGCCGTCGCGGCCGGTGCGCGGGGTGTCGTCCTCGTAGGGACGGGCGCGGGCAACGCGACTCCCGAGATCGTGGACGCCGTCAAGGCCGCCGTCGGGCGCGGGGTGCTGGTCGCGCTGACCACGCGGGTGATGGCCGGGCCGGTCACCGAGATCTACACGCACGGCGGGGCGGTGGATCTGGTGGCGGCGGGTGCGGTGCCGACGGGGACGCTGCGGGCCGGTCAGGCCCGGATCGCCGTCCTGTCCGCGCTGCTCGCCTCCGGCGAGGTGGCCGAGCAGACCCGCGTCCTGCGTGAGGTGCTCGGGGCCGCCGGGTCGGTGCTGGTCGAGGCGTAG
- a CDS encoding Lrp/AsnC family transcriptional regulator: protein MDAIDRDILRELQADGRLSNQELAQRVGLTPSPCMRRVRQLEQDGVIQGYRAVISPEAVGRGFEVLVSVEVRRDREAVEAFEAALQDIPDVIEAYRLFGSPGCLLRIAVADLRAYERLWIEQLTALSGITEVNSQIIMKRIKEPTGLPVER from the coding sequence ATGGATGCCATTGACCGGGATATCTTGCGCGAGCTCCAGGCGGACGGTCGCCTGAGCAACCAGGAACTCGCCCAGCGCGTGGGACTGACCCCCTCCCCCTGCATGCGCCGGGTGCGCCAGCTGGAACAGGACGGGGTGATCCAGGGCTACCGCGCCGTGATCTCCCCCGAGGCGGTGGGCCGCGGCTTCGAGGTGCTCGTCTCGGTGGAGGTCCGCCGCGACCGCGAGGCGGTCGAGGCGTTCGAGGCCGCCCTCCAGGACATCCCCGACGTCATCGAGGCCTACCGCCTCTTCGGCAGCCCGGGCTGCCTGCTGCGGATCGCCGTCGCGGACCTGCGCGCGTACGAACGCCTGTGGATCGAGCAGCTGACGGCGCTCTCCGGGATCACCGAGGTCAACTCGCAGATCATCATGAAGCGCATCAAGGAACCGACCGGCCTCCCCGTCGAACGCTGA
- a CDS encoding glyoxal oxidase: MSRTHRSKRLAASLSALAATALFVAAVPATAHDGDGHPDEAAALGTGHAQEHAKIRAAAQALGGYSQLARIESLNDLTRSQELANSKFHPKAYGQFAEYFQSPDFAAHIAMLPTGKVLLFSFERVETDPTEEPAPTNTLGPENAGRAFLWDPGKGTGPEAFKKVTPPELVVPDGTDVKRPAPFFCAGHAFLPNGMLGVFGGNLGYGGGAGAKLSLVFDPWTESWAVNKDMSVGRWYPTVATAPDGRLLIMSGHTEQGWGTSTSVVERFPAKSHPVPFEKTVIPRDVPTDTLRVDAPFGEDSDYPHLFTLRDGKVYGLGRHAARQWAFDPVAETRTDLPARPDGVHRGYGSAVALPAGFRGPDSVLILGGDRDDPNTYQLANGVWEKKQPRAFGRTQDNTLLLPDASLLTVNGAYGIRDYGNGDYNPKSDLKYRQIETRNALGEWRLGPVQRLPRGYHANSVVLPDGRVMVTGDELQQLANDPKIDDDMNGSIEIFEPAYLHQGSRPRLDHVPSGPIGFDSRFKVTTSTPGQVKKAVLLAPTTATHAVNTSQRHLELRIVHRQGNTVGLQAPPSASDAPPGHYMLFLLDEKGVPSTAKFVSLR, from the coding sequence ATGTCACGCACGCACCGCTCCAAGAGACTCGCGGCGTCGCTCTCCGCGCTCGCGGCCACCGCCCTCTTCGTCGCCGCCGTTCCGGCCACCGCCCACGACGGGGACGGCCATCCCGACGAAGCAGCGGCGCTGGGGACCGGGCACGCTCAGGAGCATGCCAAGATCCGCGCGGCGGCCCAGGCGCTGGGCGGGTATTCCCAGCTGGCGCGGATCGAGAGCCTGAACGATCTGACCAGGTCCCAGGAGCTGGCGAACTCGAAGTTCCATCCCAAAGCGTACGGGCAGTTCGCGGAGTACTTCCAGTCGCCCGACTTCGCCGCCCACATCGCCATGCTGCCCACCGGCAAGGTGCTGCTCTTCTCCTTCGAGCGCGTCGAGACCGACCCCACGGAGGAGCCGGCACCGACCAACACGCTCGGGCCGGAGAACGCCGGCCGCGCCTTCCTCTGGGATCCGGGGAAGGGGACCGGCCCCGAGGCGTTCAAAAAGGTCACCCCGCCCGAGCTGGTCGTGCCGGACGGCACGGACGTGAAGCGCCCGGCCCCCTTCTTCTGTGCCGGGCACGCCTTCCTGCCCAACGGCATGCTCGGCGTCTTCGGCGGGAACCTCGGCTACGGCGGAGGCGCCGGAGCGAAGCTGTCCCTCGTCTTCGACCCGTGGACCGAGTCGTGGGCGGTCAACAAGGACATGTCGGTGGGCCGCTGGTACCCGACCGTCGCCACCGCCCCCGACGGGCGCCTGCTCATCATGTCCGGGCACACCGAGCAAGGTTGGGGCACCTCCACCTCGGTCGTCGAGCGGTTCCCGGCCAAGAGCCACCCGGTGCCCTTCGAGAAGACCGTGATCCCGCGGGACGTTCCCACCGACACCCTTCGTGTCGACGCCCCGTTCGGCGAGGACAGCGACTACCCGCACCTGTTCACCCTGCGCGACGGAAAGGTGTACGGCCTGGGCCGCCACGCCGCCCGGCAGTGGGCCTTCGATCCGGTCGCGGAGACGCGTACGGACCTTCCCGCCCGCCCGGACGGGGTCCACCGCGGCTACGGCTCGGCGGTGGCGCTGCCCGCCGGATTCCGCGGCCCCGACTCCGTACTGATCCTCGGCGGCGACCGCGACGACCCCAACACCTACCAGCTCGCGAACGGGGTGTGGGAGAAGAAGCAGCCGCGCGCCTTCGGCCGGACCCAGGACAACACCCTCCTCCTCCCGGACGCGAGCCTGCTGACGGTCAACGGCGCCTACGGCATCCGGGATTACGGAAACGGCGACTACAACCCCAAGTCCGATCTCAAGTACCGCCAGATCGAGACCCGCAACGCGCTCGGGGAGTGGCGGCTCGGGCCCGTGCAGCGGCTGCCGCGCGGCTACCACGCCAACTCGGTCGTCCTGCCCGACGGCCGCGTCATGGTCACCGGCGACGAACTCCAGCAGCTCGCCAACGACCCGAAGATCGACGACGACATGAACGGCAGCATCGAGATCTTCGAGCCCGCCTACCTCCACCAGGGCTCCCGGCCCAGGCTCGACCACGTGCCGAGCGGCCCCATCGGCTTCGACTCCCGTTTCAAGGTGACGACTTCGACCCCCGGGCAGGTCAAGAAGGCCGTCCTGCTGGCGCCGACCACCGCGACCCACGCGGTCAACACCAGTCAGCGCCACCTGGAACTGCGGATCGTCCACCGTCAGGGCAACACGGTCGGGCTCCAGGCCCCGCCCTCCGCCAGTGACGCCCCGCCCGGCCACTACATGCTCTTCCTGCTGGACGAGAAGGGCGTACCGAGCACGGCCAAGTTCGTTTCCCTGCGCTGA
- a CDS encoding carotenoid oxygenase family protein, which yields MTTTAKPYLTGHYAPAVDEITATELTVEGNLPPELTGRLIRNSHNPKPGVTPTHWFKGSGMVHGIRLREGRAEWYRNRWVHTPALDGAPYMTEHGPDLTASTAGTHVIEHAGRLLALCEANFPFELTRDLDTVGAYDFDGKLRGAMTAHPKTDPVTGELHFFGSSPFPPYLMYYVADAKGQVTHSFEVPGATASLKHDFALTRHYVVFVEGSVTFDPTEHSGIPYGWSDAQPARIGVMPRGPQGAGQIRWFSIEPGNMLHAANAYEDAAGRIVLEGPTVDREGFQLSWNWWVGAPGRGTEPNTRSFNRRWVIDLAAGSVDEQAIDDLAVEFPTLNEEFLGAENRYQYAVSFPDQDGLGGYGIVKYDRTTGARRIHQAGDARLPSEAVFVPAAGATREDDGYLLTVLSDLKQDASQLLVLDASGLDRIATVHLPRRVTAGIHGSWIPDTALDGTDN from the coding sequence ATGACCACCACCGCCAAGCCCTACCTGACCGGCCACTACGCCCCGGCCGTCGACGAGATCACCGCCACCGAGCTCACCGTCGAGGGCAACCTGCCGCCGGAGCTGACCGGCCGGCTGATCCGCAACAGCCACAACCCCAAGCCCGGCGTCACCCCCACCCACTGGTTCAAGGGCAGCGGCATGGTCCACGGCATCCGGCTGCGGGAAGGCCGCGCCGAGTGGTACCGCAACCGCTGGGTGCACACCCCCGCCCTGGACGGCGCCCCCTACATGACCGAGCACGGCCCGGACCTGACGGCCAGTACTGCCGGCACCCACGTCATCGAGCACGCCGGACGCCTGCTCGCGCTCTGCGAGGCGAACTTCCCCTTCGAGCTCACCCGGGACCTCGACACGGTCGGCGCCTACGACTTCGACGGCAAGCTGCGCGGCGCGATGACCGCGCACCCGAAGACCGACCCGGTCACCGGGGAGCTGCACTTCTTCGGCTCCTCGCCGTTCCCGCCCTACCTCATGTACTACGTGGCCGACGCCAAGGGCCAGGTCACGCACAGTTTCGAGGTGCCGGGGGCCACCGCCTCCCTCAAGCACGACTTCGCGCTCACCCGCCACTACGTGGTCTTCGTCGAGGGCAGCGTCACCTTCGACCCGACCGAGCACTCGGGCATCCCCTACGGCTGGAGCGATGCCCAGCCGGCCCGGATCGGCGTCATGCCGCGCGGTCCGCAGGGCGCCGGGCAGATCCGCTGGTTCTCCATCGAGCCCGGCAACATGCTGCACGCCGCCAACGCCTACGAGGACGCCGCGGGCCGGATCGTGCTGGAAGGCCCGACGGTGGACCGGGAAGGATTCCAGCTCTCCTGGAACTGGTGGGTCGGCGCCCCCGGCCGCGGTACCGAGCCCAACACCCGCTCCTTCAACCGCCGATGGGTCATCGATCTGGCCGCCGGCAGCGTCGACGAGCAGGCCATCGACGACCTCGCCGTCGAATTCCCCACGCTCAACGAGGAGTTCCTCGGCGCCGAGAACCGCTACCAGTACGCGGTCTCCTTCCCCGACCAGGACGGTCTCGGCGGCTACGGCATCGTCAAGTACGACCGCACCACCGGTGCCCGCCGCATCCACCAGGCCGGCGACGCCCGCCTGCCCAGCGAGGCCGTCTTCGTCCCCGCCGCCGGTGCCACCCGCGAGGACGACGGCTACCTCCTCACCGTCCTCTCCGACCTCAAGCAGGACGCCTCCCAGCTCCTGGTCCTGGACGCCTCCGGCCTCGACCGGATCGCCACCGTCCACCTCCCGCGCCGCGTCACCGCCGGCATCCACGGCTCCTGGATCCCGGACACGGCCCTCGACGGCACCGACAACTGA
- a CDS encoding SRPBCC family protein: protein MFTIDETAPVIVRLSTVIDAPLERVWDLYTDIDTWPSWNADVDQAELDGPLLPGGSFSWKTHGLDITSTIREIVPGERLVWGGPANGIEGVHVWTFEQTGSRVTVHTEESWSGAPVDAATAELGQALHDSLTAWLAALKSRAEQAG, encoded by the coding sequence ATGTTCACCATCGACGAGACCGCTCCCGTCATCGTCCGCCTGTCCACCGTGATCGACGCCCCGCTGGAGCGGGTCTGGGACCTGTACACCGACATCGACACCTGGCCGAGCTGGAACGCCGATGTCGACCAGGCCGAGCTCGACGGACCGCTGCTGCCGGGCGGCTCCTTCAGCTGGAAGACGCACGGGCTGGACATCACCTCCACCATCCGCGAGATCGTCCCCGGCGAGCGCCTGGTCTGGGGCGGCCCCGCCAACGGCATCGAGGGCGTCCACGTGTGGACCTTCGAGCAGACCGGCAGCCGGGTCACCGTCCACACCGAGGAGTCCTGGAGCGGCGCCCCCGTCGACGCCGCGACCGCCGAGCTCGGCCAGGCCCTCCACGACTCCCTGACCGCCTGGCTCGCCGCCCTCAAGTCCCGCGCGGAGCAGGCCGGCTGA